One genomic segment of Choristoneura fumiferana chromosome Z, NRCan_CFum_1, whole genome shotgun sequence includes these proteins:
- the LOC141438078 gene encoding apoptosis regulatory protein Siva-like, protein MAKRSNPYIEDFVPQSKIHVGVKQFNNNEDRLQKVYEKTLELLFRGAKKLPGKSVTEQAEKTNDNKKDGLKQLFLGKDGHLMQSGVLEEHSTHKCACRVPSDDRCGYCEKTLCGSCRHPCERCQLWFCSLCSLVGLEGQDICVSCYS, encoded by the exons ATGGCTAAACGATCTAACCCGTACATCGAGGATTTCGTGCCCCAAAGCAAAATTCATGTCGGAGTAAAACAATTCAACAACAACGAAGACAGGCTCCAAAAAGTTTATG AAAAAACTTTAGAACTATTGTTCAGGGGCGCAAAGAAGTTGCCAGGAAAGAGTGTGACAGAACAAGCAGAGAAGACGAACGACAACAAAAAAGATGGTCTGAAGCAACTATTTCTTGGCAAGGATGGTCATTTAATGCAGTCTGGTGTTttg gaGGAACACTCAACCCACAAATGTGCCTGCAGAGTGCCATCAGACGACCGCTGTGGTTACTGCGAGAAGACTCTCTGCGGGAGCTGCCGGCATCCGTGCGAGCGTTGCCAGCTCTGGTTCTGCTCCCTTTGCTCACTTGTtgg tttggaaGGCCAAGACATCTGTGTATCATGCTACAGCTAA